From the Pseudomonas sp. SORT22 genome, one window contains:
- a CDS encoding DUF1615 domain-containing protein: MQVTGWLVVISALLALQGCVTQGEAPEQDQAKVRAQIVRLLPASANDREGWARDIQGAFAAQQLSASKSNLCAVLAVTEQESTFQADPKVPGLGRIARQEIDRRAASLHIPKLLIDATLQTRSASGKTYGQRLDAVRSEKQLSDLFDELIGALPMGKTLLGGLNPVRTGGPMQVSIDFAEQHAKGYPYTYAGTIRQEVFSRRGGMYFGIAHLLGYPTHYDRQLYRFGDFNAGWYASRNAAFQSALSRATGVKLALDGDLIAPGAIMPGSTEQAARRLGQKLDLRNVSIRNQLEKGDSLEFEDTRLYKGVYALADGAAGKAVARAQLPGIELKSPKITRKLTTAWFAKRVDERYQRCMKR, from the coding sequence ATGCAGGTAACTGGTTGGCTGGTTGTGATCAGCGCGCTGCTGGCGCTTCAGGGTTGCGTCACCCAGGGTGAAGCCCCTGAGCAGGACCAGGCCAAGGTGCGCGCGCAGATCGTGCGCCTGCTGCCGGCCAGCGCCAACGACCGTGAAGGTTGGGCGCGGGATATCCAGGGCGCCTTCGCCGCGCAGCAGCTCAGCGCCAGCAAGAGCAACCTGTGCGCGGTACTGGCGGTCACCGAGCAGGAATCAACCTTCCAGGCCGACCCGAAAGTACCGGGCCTGGGTCGCATCGCCCGGCAAGAGATCGACCGCCGCGCCGCCAGCCTGCACATCCCCAAACTGCTGATCGACGCCACCCTGCAGACCCGCTCGGCAAGTGGCAAAACCTACGGCCAGCGCCTTGATGCGGTGCGCAGCGAAAAACAGCTCAGTGACCTGTTTGACGAACTGATCGGCGCCTTGCCCATGGGCAAGACCCTGCTCGGTGGTTTGAACCCGGTGCGTACCGGCGGGCCGATGCAGGTCAGCATCGACTTTGCCGAGCAGCATGCCAAGGGTTATCCCTACACCTATGCCGGAACCATTCGCCAGGAGGTCTTCAGCCGCCGTGGCGGCATGTATTTCGGCATCGCCCACCTGCTCGGTTACCCCACCCACTATGACCGTCAGCTGTACCGCTTCGGCGACTTCAATGCCGGTTGGTACGCCAGCCGCAATGCGGCGTTCCAGAGTGCTCTGAGCCGCGCTACCGGGGTGAAGCTGGCGCTCGACGGCGACCTGATCGCGCCGGGGGCGATCATGCCCGGCAGCACCGAGCAGGCGGCCAGGCGCCTGGGGCAGAAGCTGGACTTGCGCAATGTCAGCATCCGCAACCAGCTGGAGAAGGGCGATAGCCTGGAATTCGAAGACACCCGCCTGTACAAGGGCGTGTATGCCCTGGCCGACGGTGCGGCGGGCAAGGCGGTGGCGCGGGCGCAGCTACCGGGGATCGAACTGAAAAGCCCGAAGATCACCCGCAAACTGACCACGGCGTGGTTTGCCAAGCGCGTTGATGAGCGTTATCAGCGCTGTATGAAACGTTGA
- a CDS encoding zinc ABC transporter substrate-binding protein, translating into MTFKLQHLCLALALAGLPTLSLAQSAPAAAKQQAAGVTVLASLPVTNTLASALLDGTSVKLQRAAPANIPASRQPSYFSGRGGASLQKAAVGADAVIGLRSIWSDDPLYPVARRSNIRIVEIDAARPVDGALPGIAVQGNNAFAGYPWLNPSNLGRMADVLANDLGRLSPADQPKIQSNLAALKRQLLELSAGSEARLAEADNLSVVNLSDRLDYLVSGLNLDLIDHPQVADDQWDAAALKRLGDELKNQEVALVLHHKQPSKEVAEVIAASGAKLLVVETDAQDSLAGLKASVEQVVGALVAGNS; encoded by the coding sequence ATGACCTTCAAACTCCAGCACCTGTGCCTGGCCCTGGCCCTGGCCGGCCTGCCGACCCTGAGCCTGGCCCAGAGCGCCCCGGCGGCGGCCAAACAACAAGCGGCCGGGGTGACCGTCCTGGCCTCGCTGCCGGTGACCAACACCTTGGCCAGCGCCCTGCTCGACGGCACCTCGGTAAAACTGCAACGGGCAGCGCCGGCGAATATTCCGGCCTCGCGCCAGCCCTCGTACTTCAGCGGCCGCGGTGGTGCCAGCCTGCAAAAGGCTGCTGTCGGCGCCGATGCGGTGATCGGCCTGCGCTCGATCTGGAGCGACGACCCGTTGTACCCGGTGGCGCGGCGCAGCAATATCCGCATCGTCGAGATCGACGCCGCGCGCCCGGTCGATGGCGCCCTGCCGGGCATCGCCGTGCAGGGCAACAATGCCTTTGCCGGCTACCCGTGGCTGAACCCGAGCAACCTCGGGCGCATGGCCGATGTGCTGGCCAACGACCTGGGGCGCTTGAGCCCGGCCGACCAACCGAAAATCCAGAGCAACCTGGCGGCGCTCAAACGCCAGTTGCTCGAGCTCAGTGCCGGCAGCGAAGCGCGCCTGGCCGAAGCGGACAACCTCAGCGTGGTCAACCTGTCGGATCGCCTGGATTACCTGGTCAGCGGCCTGAACCTGGACCTGATCGACCACCCGCAGGTGGCCGATGACCAGTGGGATGCGGCGGCGCTCAAGCGCCTGGGCGATGAGCTCAAGAACCAGGAGGTGGCGCTGGTGCTGCATCACAAGCAGCCGAGCAAGGAAGTCGCCGAGGTGATAGCAGCCTCCGGGGCCAAGCTGCTGGTGGTGGAGACCGATGCCCAGGATTCACTGGCGGGGTTGAAGGCCAGTGTCGAGCAAGTGGTGGGGGCGTTGGTGGCGGGCAATAGCTGA
- a CDS encoding metal ABC transporter permease codes for MNYEEFRLLIQGWATAGYLPEALAYGFVVNALLAGLMIGPVLGGLGTLVVVKRFAFFSEAVGHAALTGVAIGILLGEPYTGPYGSLFGYCLLFGILLNFLRNRTGLSPDTLIGVFLSVSLALGASLLLMLAGKINVHILENVLFGSVLTVSGQDLLVLGIVGSLVLALALPLYNRIMLASFNPQLAAVRGVAVKSLDYLFVVLVTLVTVAAVKVIGAILVGALLVIPAAAARLISQSLKGFFWASVLIATLSTLVGILLPIVFDLPVPSGAAIILVAGCCFALAALARGLVPRLQGNPA; via the coding sequence ATGAACTACGAAGAATTTCGCCTGCTGATCCAGGGCTGGGCCACTGCCGGTTACCTGCCCGAGGCCCTGGCCTACGGCTTTGTGGTCAATGCCCTGCTCGCCGGCCTGATGATCGGCCCGGTGCTCGGCGGCCTTGGCACCCTGGTGGTGGTCAAGCGCTTTGCCTTCTTCTCCGAAGCGGTCGGCCACGCGGCACTGACCGGCGTTGCCATCGGCATCCTGCTTGGCGAACCCTACACCGGTCCCTATGGCAGCCTGTTTGGCTACTGCCTGCTGTTCGGCATCCTGCTGAACTTTCTGCGCAACCGCACCGGGCTCTCGCCCGACACCCTGATCGGCGTGTTCCTCTCGGTATCCTTGGCCCTGGGCGCCAGCCTGCTGCTGATGCTGGCCGGCAAGATCAACGTGCACATCCTCGAGAACGTGCTGTTCGGCTCGGTGCTGACCGTCAGCGGCCAGGACCTGCTGGTGCTCGGCATCGTCGGCAGCCTGGTGCTGGCCCTGGCCTTGCCGCTGTACAACCGCATCATGCTGGCCAGCTTCAACCCGCAACTGGCGGCGGTGCGCGGCGTTGCGGTGAAGAGCCTGGACTACCTGTTCGTGGTGCTGGTGACCCTGGTCACGGTGGCGGCGGTGAAAGTCATCGGTGCAATTCTGGTCGGCGCCTTGCTGGTGATTCCGGCAGCGGCGGCGCGCTTGATCAGCCAGTCGCTCAAGGGCTTTTTCTGGGCTTCGGTGCTGATCGCCACCCTGAGCACTTTGGTAGGCATCCTGCTGCCGATCGTCTTCGACCTGCCGGTGCCTTCGGGTGCGGCGATCATCCTCGTCGCCGGCTGCTGCTTCGCCCTCGCCGCCCTCGCCCGCGGCCTTGTTCCACGCCTGCAAGGAAACCCGGCATGA
- a CDS encoding metal ABC transporter ATP-binding protein, whose product MTVAQPLLNRACGPDIAFAEVDLTLGRTRILDKVSFNVAAGSVHALVGPNGGGKSSLIKTLLGQMPHQGQLTLTWPGDQQIIGYVPQALEFDRGLPMTVDDFMAAMCQRRPAFLGLSAKVAPAIDAALQRVGMLDKRKRRMGALSGGERQRVLLAQGLIPAPQLLVLDEPMSALDEAGIQVFERLLHEWRAAGTTVLWIEHDLEAVARLADRVTGLSRRVLFDAPPKQALTPDRLLSLFSIHPRSESTA is encoded by the coding sequence ATGACCGTGGCCCAGCCGCTGCTCAACCGCGCCTGCGGGCCGGACATTGCCTTCGCCGAGGTCGACCTGACCCTGGGCCGCACGCGCATCCTCGACAAAGTCAGCTTCAACGTTGCCGCCGGCAGCGTGCATGCGCTGGTCGGGCCCAATGGCGGCGGCAAGAGCTCGCTGATCAAGACCCTGCTCGGGCAGATGCCGCACCAGGGCCAGTTGACCCTGACCTGGCCGGGCGACCAGCAGATCATCGGCTACGTACCCCAGGCCCTGGAATTCGACCGTGGCCTGCCAATGACCGTGGACGACTTCATGGCCGCCATGTGCCAGCGCCGCCCGGCCTTTCTCGGCCTGTCAGCCAAGGTGGCGCCGGCCATCGACGCGGCGCTGCAGCGGGTGGGCATGCTCGACAAGCGCAAGCGGCGCATGGGCGCCCTCTCCGGGGGCGAGCGCCAGCGCGTGCTGCTGGCCCAGGGGCTGATCCCGGCGCCGCAATTGCTGGTGCTCGATGAGCCGATGTCGGCGCTGGACGAGGCCGGTATCCAGGTGTTCGAGCGCCTGCTGCACGAGTGGCGCGCTGCCGGCACCACGGTGCTGTGGATCGAACACGACCTGGAAGCCGTGGCACGCCTGGCCGACCGCGTTACCGGCCTGAGTCGCCGGGTGCTGTTCGATGCGCCGCCGAAACAGGCACTGACCCCGGACCGCCTGCTCAGCCTGTTCTCCATCCACCCGCGCAGCGAGAGCACCGCCTGA
- a CDS encoding metal ABC transporter substrate-binding protein has translation MFRATLARRLLSVFLACALPALAVADNGKPLRIGITLHPYYSYVSNIVGDKAEVVPLIPAGFNPHAYEPRAEDIKRIGTLDVIVLNGVGHDDFADRMIAASEKPAIATIESNSNVPLLAATGVAARGAGKVVNPHTFLSISASIAQVNNIARELGKLDPDNAKYYSQNARAYAKRLRKLRAEALAQVTEAPGAEFRVATIHAAYDYLVREFGLEVTAVVEPAHGIEPSPSQLKKTIDQLKALDVKVIFSEMDFPSAYVETIQRESGVKIYPLTHISYGEYSKEKYEVEMKRNLDTVVRAIKESQA, from the coding sequence ATGTTTCGCGCCACCCTCGCCCGTCGCCTTCTAAGTGTGTTCCTCGCCTGCGCCCTGCCCGCCCTGGCCGTGGCCGATAACGGCAAGCCGCTGCGCATCGGCATCACCCTGCACCCGTACTACAGCTATGTAAGCAATATCGTCGGTGACAAGGCCGAGGTGGTGCCGCTGATTCCGGCCGGCTTCAACCCCCATGCCTACGAGCCACGGGCCGAGGACATCAAGCGCATCGGTACCCTGGACGTGATCGTGCTCAACGGCGTCGGCCATGACGACTTTGCCGACCGGATGATCGCCGCCAGCGAAAAACCCGCCATCGCCACCATCGAATCGAACAGCAACGTACCGCTGCTGGCCGCCACCGGCGTGGCCGCGCGCGGCGCCGGCAAGGTGGTCAACCCGCATACCTTCCTGTCGATCAGCGCCAGCATCGCCCAGGTCAACAACATCGCCCGCGAACTGGGCAAGCTCGACCCGGACAACGCCAAGTACTACAGCCAGAACGCCCGCGCCTACGCCAAGCGCCTGCGCAAACTGCGCGCCGAAGCCCTGGCCCAGGTCACCGAAGCGCCGGGCGCCGAATTTCGCGTGGCGACCATCCACGCCGCCTACGATTACCTGGTGCGCGAGTTCGGCCTGGAGGTCACCGCCGTGGTGGAACCGGCCCATGGCATCGAACCCAGCCCGAGCCAGCTGAAAAAGACCATCGACCAGCTCAAGGCCCTGGATGTGAAGGTGATCTTCTCGGAGATGGACTTCCCTTCGGCCTATGTCGAAACCATCCAGCGTGAGTCAGGGGTGAAGATCTACCCGCTGACGCACATCTCCTACGGCGAATACAGCAAGGAGAAGTACGAAGTCGAGATGAAGCGCAACCTCGACACCGTGGTGCGGGCGATCAAGGAGTCCCAGGCATGA
- a CDS encoding DUF6162 family protein, which produces MSRVQVVRPAGAGHETLYVLLVSLLILAVAAGIVALRGERHDEVSIEAHQLDARRDLTAAEQGVYADLRVAFDEIQARREEAPQLLAVEDLAEEGFPPFVADASAASRGQHHWQLLQERAYLGLSQASTVAGSFLLLVPEAHDGVADVWLQRSPSASAPADFSQAALIAAGWQQIAAHYDAGVTRQHRH; this is translated from the coding sequence ATGAGCCGCGTGCAGGTGGTGCGCCCGGCCGGTGCCGGGCATGAAACCCTGTACGTGCTGCTGGTCAGTTTGTTGATCCTGGCGGTGGCCGCCGGCATCGTCGCCCTGCGCGGCGAGCGCCATGACGAGGTCAGCATCGAGGCCCACCAACTGGATGCCCGCCGCGACCTGACGGCCGCCGAGCAAGGCGTGTATGCCGACCTGCGGGTGGCCTTCGACGAGATCCAGGCACGCCGCGAAGAAGCCCCACAGTTGCTGGCCGTCGAAGACCTGGCCGAAGAAGGCTTCCCGCCCTTCGTCGCCGATGCCAGCGCCGCCAGCCGCGGCCAGCACCACTGGCAACTGCTGCAGGAACGCGCCTACCTGGGCCTGAGCCAGGCCAGCACGGTGGCCGGCAGCTTCCTCTTGCTGGTGCCCGAGGCCCACGATGGTGTCGCTGATGTCTGGCTGCAGCGCAGTCCTTCCGCCAGCGCCCCTGCCGACTTCAGCCAGGCCGCGCTGATCGCCGCCGGCTGGCAACAGATCGCCGCCCACTACGACGCCGGCGTCACCCGCCAGCATCGTCACTGA
- a CDS encoding thiamine pyrophosphate-binding protein has protein sequence MSKAAVAPQSPLSRFWHKWRFHLNILLLLIPLGFMPKYFADAALFRGDSGLGERELGEIKVGPWSVQLAELRDEAPRADGPAGHFKAFNIALCQACIPEVKAAYLRIGKPRSLRAAGTIFFGTPYRMSTSLPVPAKTRADAEIWITLEGWDGSMQQAAVPLSKASPATVAWLNKQGGK, from the coding sequence ATGAGCAAGGCAGCAGTTGCGCCGCAAAGCCCGTTGAGCCGCTTCTGGCACAAGTGGCGCTTTCACCTGAACATCCTGCTGTTGCTGATCCCGCTCGGCTTCATGCCCAAGTACTTTGCCGATGCCGCGCTGTTTCGCGGTGACAGCGGCCTGGGCGAGCGCGAGCTGGGCGAGATCAAGGTCGGGCCGTGGAGCGTGCAGTTGGCCGAGTTGCGCGATGAAGCACCGCGCGCCGATGGCCCTGCCGGTCACTTCAAGGCCTTCAACATTGCTCTGTGCCAGGCCTGCATTCCCGAGGTCAAGGCCGCTTACCTGCGCATCGGCAAGCCGCGCAGCCTGCGCGCCGCCGGGACGATTTTCTTCGGCACCCCGTACCGCATGAGCACCAGCCTGCCAGTGCCGGCCAAGACCCGCGCCGATGCCGAAATCTGGATCACCCTCGAAGGCTGGGACGGCAGCATGCAGCAGGCTGCCGTGCCGCTGAGCAAGGCCTCGCCGGCCACCGTCGCCTGGCTGAACAAACAAGGAGGCAAATGA
- a CDS encoding PepSY domain-containing protein: protein MSQKAKKSKSRLWFLVHSWLALPIWFFVLIVCVTGTLAVVSQEIVWLANPDVRASKPDGDAERLSFQQVLDALHKAEPDMAVRFISQPDGSHFALTAAVTFPDGSAPTLYVNPYTGAIQGKSPAFNFEGFTRALHGWWLVPFTNGYSWGWYLVSLLGLPMLASLVTGLVVYKRFWKGFFKPTLRFNHGARIFWGDFHRLSGIWSIWFIAVISITGTWFLIQAILGDNHITISTEPVVPVIAREDVPRTESGAPAPRISLDDATRIAKEQIPGLDVSFVSLPGNAYAHVYLGGRGWYPLMFQTVNVNPYNSKIEAQFLINDRSTLEFVTESMRPLHTGDFGGLAIKLIWAFFGLVLSMMVLSGLLIWTKRTAQATAAALKREQRPRKQTASATDTATEASL, encoded by the coding sequence ATGTCCCAGAAAGCGAAAAAGTCCAAATCCAGGCTGTGGTTCCTGGTCCATAGCTGGCTCGCCCTGCCGATCTGGTTTTTCGTCCTGATCGTCTGCGTCACCGGTACCCTGGCGGTGGTCAGCCAGGAAATCGTCTGGCTGGCCAACCCTGATGTGCGCGCCAGCAAGCCTGACGGCGACGCCGAGCGGCTGAGCTTCCAGCAGGTGCTCGATGCCCTGCACAAGGCCGAGCCGGACATGGCCGTGCGCTTTATCAGCCAGCCGGACGGTTCGCACTTTGCCCTGACCGCGGCGGTCACCTTCCCCGACGGCAGCGCCCCGACCCTGTACGTCAACCCCTATACCGGGGCGATCCAGGGCAAGAGCCCGGCGTTCAACTTCGAGGGCTTCACCCGTGCCCTGCACGGCTGGTGGCTGGTGCCGTTCACCAATGGCTACAGCTGGGGTTGGTATCTGGTGTCGCTGCTCGGCCTGCCGATGCTGGCCTCGCTGGTTACCGGGCTGGTGGTCTATAAACGCTTCTGGAAGGGATTCTTTAAGCCGACGTTGCGTTTTAACCATGGCGCGCGGATCTTCTGGGGCGACTTCCACCGCCTCAGCGGCATCTGGTCGATCTGGTTCATTGCGGTGATTTCCATCACCGGCACCTGGTTCCTGATCCAGGCGATCCTCGGTGACAACCACATCACCATTTCCACCGAACCGGTGGTGCCGGTGATTGCCCGCGAAGACGTGCCGCGCACCGAATCCGGCGCACCGGCACCGCGCATCAGCCTGGATGACGCCACGCGCATCGCCAAAGAGCAGATCCCCGGCCTTGATGTGAGCTTCGTGTCGCTGCCCGGCAACGCCTACGCCCACGTCTACCTGGGCGGGCGCGGCTGGTACCCGCTGATGTTCCAGACCGTCAACGTCAACCCGTACAACAGCAAGATCGAGGCGCAGTTCCTGATCAACGACCGCTCGACCCTGGAGTTCGTCACCGAATCCATGCGCCCGCTGCACACCGGTGACTTCGGCGGCCTGGCGATCAAGCTGATCTGGGCGTTCTTCGGCCTGGTGCTGTCGATGATGGTCTTGAGCGGCCTTCTGATCTGGACCAAGCGCACCGCCCAGGCCACCGCTGCCGCCCTCAAGCGCGAGCAACGGCCGCGCAAGCAAACCGCCAGTGCTACCGACACCGCCACGGAGGCCAGCCTATGA